From Oligoflexia bacterium, one genomic window encodes:
- a CDS encoding hemerythrin domain-containing protein, with translation MDILKLLRKDHDEIRELFAKLENMDNDNVADVEDTFSELRSALINHAKAEEFSLYARIEEVGETRKYALEGLQEHDVTEYLLSKLYGMPIDDWENWNASVKVLKEVVEHHLHQEEKVVFKAVKKEFSLVEREEMAIKFQDQKHSQLVSAPKLTKYKVYEEFKSQI, from the coding sequence ATGGATATTTTGAAATTACTAAGAAAAGACCATGATGAAATTCGAGAGCTCTTTGCAAAATTAGAAAATATGGATAACGACAATGTAGCGGATGTTGAAGATACTTTTTCTGAACTTCGCAGTGCTCTCATTAATCATGCAAAAGCTGAAGAATTTTCTCTATATGCGCGTATAGAAGAAGTTGGTGAAACACGCAAATATGCACTCGAGGGTCTTCAAGAGCATGATGTGACTGAATATTTATTATCTAAACTATATGGCATGCCGATTGATGATTGGGAGAATTGGAACGCAAGTGTGAAAGTCTTAAAAGAAGTTGTTGAGCATCACTTACACCAAGAAGAAAAAGTAGTGTTTAAAGCTGTTAAAAAAGAATTCAGCCTAGTTGAGCGTGAAGAAATGGCTATTAAATTTCAAGATCAAAAGCATTCACAATTAGTATCTGCTCCAAAATTAACTAAGTATAAAGTCTATGAAGAATTTAAATCACAAATATAA
- a CDS encoding GlsB/YeaQ/YmgE family stress response membrane protein — MNLLLFVLVGLIAGWVASATVRGHAFGTGGNIIVGIVGAFIGGILFDVFSMQEYGLWGAIAMAVVGAGVFLIIAGYFPKLPSTNHPTTHHRI, encoded by the coding sequence ATGAACTTACTATTATTCGTTTTAGTTGGTTTGATTGCAGGGTGGGTTGCTAGTGCAACTGTAAGAGGGCATGCGTTTGGTACAGGTGGCAATATCATCGTGGGTATCGTTGGTGCATTTATCGGCGGAATTTTATTCGACGTATTTAGTATGCAAGAATATGGATTATGGGGAGCAATCGCAATGGCAGTAGTAGGTGCCGGAGTGTTTCTTATTATCGCTGGTTATTTTCCAAAATTGCCAAGCACAAATCATCCCACTACACATCATAGAATTTAA
- a CDS encoding response regulator, translating into MTESTSKILLVEDNIGDVDLVKEALRLWGIRFDLSVVKDGSEAISYFNDSKLSDAPDLILLDLNLPKVDGFEVLKHLKQGAHSKIPVVVFTSSSAEEDIRKSYSLNANCYVTKPFSLDQYIDIIKKIGEFWLGIVKLPH; encoded by the coding sequence ATGACTGAGAGCACATCCAAGATTTTGTTGGTTGAAGATAATATAGGTGACGTAGATCTCGTCAAAGAAGCTCTAAGGCTTTGGGGTATTCGTTTTGATTTATCTGTGGTTAAAGACGGTAGTGAAGCAATATCCTATTTTAATGACTCCAAATTATCTGATGCACCTGATCTAATTTTACTCGATCTCAATCTACCTAAAGTCGATGGTTTTGAAGTTTTGAAACATCTCAAACAGGGTGCACATAGTAAAATTCCTGTTGTTGTATTCACATCCTCAAGTGCTGAAGAAGATATACGCAAAAGTTATAGTCTAAATGCTAATTGCTACGTCACAAAACCTTTCTCATTAGATCAATACATCGACATAATAAAAAAGATCGGTGAGTTTTGGTTGGGCATAGTCAAATTGCCCCATTAA
- a CDS encoding ATP-binding protein — protein MSERTRILLVEDNPADARLIQEGLDSKKYDLKTVDRLSKALAYFQNNEADIILADLSLPDSEFTNTIFELHSHVPHIPIIALTGLSDKKLALEALKVGAQDYLVKGGFDTSELEQRIAYSIERKKAEETQSQQRFKIVQQVISSAKQDIHRTDPKNIFFRCVEDCNEAIMILDNFTRLIYVNPMWERIYGYTSKEIIGQTTSFLQPQTEDYYQAFQNQIAEAKAKRYWRGEVIHRAKDGRDISVLLTIAPSETVTGENIGFMAIALDMTTQKELETKIFRQEHLASIGILASGLAHEIGTPLGVIRGHAEFLEPMAKDQTQLREGLETIISQIDRITTLVSSLLQLSRGTSDITLSDINIRGVLNEVILLLQGNFNKLSIKFTMDIPEHISAYSNSHKLQQIFINLLINSIHAIEEVVKTGRRENHTIKVAAQTEDGKVKISITDTGCGISNEVQKKLFQPFFTTKDIGKGTGLGLAIVYNVVAEMGGEIRVNSHVNEFTTFLISLKANR, from the coding sequence ATGAGTGAAAGAACACGCATCCTTTTAGTTGAAGATAATCCTGCTGATGCGAGGCTGATTCAGGAGGGTTTAGATTCAAAAAAATATGATCTAAAAACTGTCGATAGATTAAGTAAAGCACTTGCTTATTTTCAAAATAACGAGGCTGATATTATTCTTGCCGATTTGTCATTACCAGACAGTGAATTTACCAATACTATATTTGAACTTCATTCACATGTACCCCATATTCCCATTATTGCACTAACTGGTTTAAGCGATAAAAAACTTGCACTCGAAGCACTCAAAGTCGGAGCCCAAGATTATTTAGTTAAAGGGGGGTTTGACACAAGTGAACTCGAACAAAGAATTGCATACTCCATCGAAAGAAAAAAAGCTGAAGAGACACAATCACAACAACGGTTTAAGATTGTTCAACAAGTAATCTCAAGTGCTAAGCAAGATATTCATAGAACAGACCCTAAGAATATTTTTTTCCGATGCGTAGAAGATTGTAACGAAGCCATAATGATATTAGATAATTTTACTAGGCTGATTTACGTCAACCCCATGTGGGAACGAATTTATGGCTACACCTCAAAAGAAATCATCGGCCAAACAACATCTTTTCTGCAGCCTCAAACTGAAGACTATTACCAAGCATTTCAAAATCAAATTGCTGAGGCAAAGGCAAAAAGATATTGGCGAGGCGAGGTTATTCACCGCGCAAAAGATGGCCGAGATATTTCAGTACTATTGACCATCGCACCTTCTGAAACTGTGACGGGTGAAAATATTGGTTTCATGGCAATTGCTCTCGATATGACAACTCAAAAAGAATTAGAAACAAAAATATTTAGACAAGAACATTTAGCCTCAATCGGAATACTTGCAAGCGGACTTGCACATGAAATAGGAACACCCCTTGGCGTTATACGTGGTCATGCTGAATTTTTAGAACCCATGGCAAAAGATCAAACACAACTACGCGAAGGTTTAGAAACAATTATTTCACAAATTGATAGAATAACCACACTCGTTAGTTCTCTACTTCAATTAAGCCGAGGTACTTCTGACATCACTTTAAGCGATATAAATATACGAGGTGTACTTAATGAAGTTATTCTTTTACTTCAGGGAAATTTTAATAAACTTTCAATTAAATTCACCATGGATATTCCAGAGCACATAAGTGCCTATTCAAATTCTCATAAGCTTCAACAGATTTTTATCAACCTACTTATTAACTCGATCCACGCGATTGAAGAAGTCGTTAAAACAGGGCGCAGAGAAAACCACACCATTAAGGTCGCAGCACAAACAGAAGATGGAAAAGTAAAAATATCTATCACTGACACAGGATGTGGAATTTCAAACGAAGTTCAAAAAAAGCTCTTCCAACCATTCTTCACAACCAAAGATATCGGTAAAGGCACAGGCCTTGGACTTGCGATTGTCTATAATGTAGTTGCTGAAATGGGTGGTGAAATTCGCGTCAATAGCCACGTCAACGAATTCACCACATTCTTGATTAGTTTAAAAGCCAACCGCTAA